A region of Candidatus Paceibacterota bacterium DNA encodes the following proteins:
- a CDS encoding YidC/Oxa1 family membrane protein insertase has protein sequence MAYLWEVLIHQPLYNGLVFLINSIPGGNVAVAIILLTLLVKLVLFPLTKKSIRTQVLMRKLEPELALIKEKGKSKEEQARQTMELYKKHNVNPFSSCLIAIIQVFIAIGLYNVLATGIVLDEDSLYSFVVFPQIVNSLFLGIIDTHTPSYLLAFLAAVSQYFLAALLPAPHKKEGKEAPTFQEDLARNMHMQMKYVLPVVILVIATRFPAAVALYWVVSNLFSIGQEIVIRKGMEKYDVKNPQISA, from the coding sequence ATGGCTTACCTTTGGGAAGTTTTAATTCATCAACCGTTATATAACGGCCTTGTTTTTTTAATCAACAGTATTCCCGGTGGAAATGTTGCGGTTGCAATCATCCTGTTAACGTTGCTTGTTAAGCTCGTTCTCTTCCCTTTAACAAAGAAATCTATCAGAACACAGGTTTTAATGAGAAAATTAGAACCAGAACTCGCTTTAATAAAAGAAAAAGGGAAAAGTAAAGAGGAACAAGCGCGCCAAACGATGGAGCTTTATAAAAAGCACAATGTTAATCCATTTTCCAGCTGTTTGATTGCGATTATTCAGGTTTTTATAGCAATCGGACTTTATAATGTTTTGGCGACAGGAATAGTCTTAGATGAAGACTCCCTTTATTCATTCGTTGTTTTTCCTCAGATAGTTAATTCTTTGTTTTTGGGAATAATTGATACACATACACCAAGCTACCTTTTAGCCTTTCTTGCAGCAGTCTCACAATATTTTCTAGCCGCACTTTTACCAGCCCCACATAAAAAGGAAGGAAAAGAAGCCCCCACTTTTCAGGAGGATTTGGCTAGAAATATGCATATGCAAATGAAATACGTTTTACCAGTTGTTATTCTTGTTATCGCAACAAGATTTCCAGCAGCAGTTGCTCTTTATTGGGTTGTAAGCAACCTCTTTTCTATTGGACAAGAAATTGTTATAAGAAAAGGAATGGAAAAGTACGATGTGAAAAATCCACAAATTTCAGCATAA
- a CDS encoding R3H domain-containing nucleic acid-binding protein translates to MNTEEIKKIIEETLKKLTTTFEEVEIKKEDDGSYIFSIKTNDVDFLVGKDGTSLLSLNHLIKRMVDQSLSKTKSDEQLSFIVDVNGYQQRKIDDLKNKAKMMVERARFFKSSVELEPMSSYERMVVHTFLKTLPDIKTESIGVGSERRVVVKYTEPSSLASL, encoded by the coding sequence ATGAATACAGAAGAAATAAAAAAAATAATAGAGGAAACCCTTAAAAAACTCACGACTACTTTTGAGGAAGTTGAAATAAAAAAGGAAGATGATGGTTCTTATATTTTTTCAATTAAAACAAATGATGTTGATTTTCTTGTTGGTAAAGATGGTACTTCCCTCCTCTCTTTAAATCACCTCATCAAAAGAATGGTTGACCAAAGTTTAAGTAAGACAAAATCAGACGAACAACTCTCTTTTATTGTTGATGTAAACGGATACCAACAAAGAAAAATTGATGATTTAAAAAATAAAGCAAAAATGATGGTGGAAAGAGCGCGCTTTTTTAAATCAAGTGTTGAGCTTGAGCCAATGTCGTCTTATGAACGAATGGTTGTTCATACCTTTCTAAAAACGTTACCAGATATCAAAACAGAATCTATTGGTGTTGGTAGTGAACGAAGAGTTGTTGTTAAATACACAGAACCATCCAGTCTCGCCTCTCTTTAA